The sequence CACAAAAAGGTAATATGCTATTTTCAGATATGTGCTCCTTTGTGTTGAGTGGTATTTTCGCCTTTTTGGGATCTTCATGTGTTCGGTGCGAATGGATGATGCTGCCTGTCATTAttgttgaaaattttctcccAACGATCTACAGCTAACCTATTTGAAAAGTGCAAATCATTAATTGACATGTGTCGTCACCTTAACAAAATGTTTTGTCGCCTTGTGGTGTATAGTTCAAATCTGCCTTATTCCTTTCAGGGCAGAAAGTTCATTTCCTCAAGTTCTGACATGTGCCCATCGCTCGTATTCAGATATGCATATTCCCGTATTTAGTTATTAATTTGTCAATCAGATTTGCGCCAAATATCTTCTGCATCATcactatttatgaatttgttcGATTTTTAAGAGTCGCAAAAATAATTTGTAGAATTGACATTCATAGAAGTGGTGGTTATTGCATAAAAGAAGATGATGGTAGGAGCAAACTACTACTTTCCCTCTATCCCAATTTAATATGCTTCTTTTTTTCATTTGGACGCCCTAATTTAATAGACCATTTTTAAAATGGAAAATTAATGCACTCTCACTCAACTTCTTATTTACATCAAATGTCATTATGACCCACAAATAATTGTATCtctcttttatttaaaaaaaaaatattatcttcattttctctcctacttttttgataaatatatcattgaaaaaagttattttctttctcatattttattataaactagtCATTTTTTATTATCCGTGTCCGAGCCCTGTGGCAAATTTAATTGGGACGAACAGAGTATTTcttttaaaacttttttttgttcttgtaaatatagtttgatttatttatatgttgaaaTATATTGACGAACAATTATATACTTTTGGTTGATACAATGTATAGTtatattattaaagaaaattattttaacttttaCCATATTATAATACTTTATTTCAGTATTTGTATATAAACATCTTAAATTCTTAATGCCTACACATATGAAAAATAAACTGctgtttatttttaattatttaattttttgatagACGGCCGGTTTCAACTTATCAAACCATTAATCCATGATTTGAACTAGGACTGGtcgatttttaaaaatttatttatttatttatgtaatttatcaaaaaaaaaaactacgaCTGATCATTTCCTTGTTATGGTGCTCAATTTTTGAGTCCTTCTTACTTTTTCTACAAACAACTTATTCTTATATCTTAAGACAACATATAAATTACATTCAGATCCCAACGATCGATTTCTCACAGTAAGTATATATGACGCcacttagagcatctccaatgcaagtgtcttagaggggtgtcttagatggtggttcccacctaagacacacccctctccaatgcattggtgcTTAGAGGGTGTCTTAGAttttcatttccacaaaattcatatttctaggcttttatttttaaatttcaaatttcattaaaaataaaattaaacattacaataattaaaacaaaattaaaaacataattaaaatacgataataagatttaaaaaaacaataatttcctaatttaaataagccctcgacgcttgagcacttcttggatTAGGTGGCTGTGCAACGCCAATTGTGCCTCCGTCATACCCGTCGTGtccttgttcaagagcttcatatccatctcctctcgtttcatctcggcttgcatttttttgacCTCGGCGATTTCTTCCGTTTTGAGAGCATGCTCCTTCATgctttcggccaccttctcgaggGCGTCGGAGAACGTCAAACCTCCTCCCAAAGACCCTTCTCCCTTCTTCGCCTTGCCCTTGTCTCGCTTTGCCGTtttttggccttggggtctCGTCGTGGCACTCGGCTCCGAAGAAGTGGTGGTTGCTCCACCATCAGAGCCCTTCAACTTTTTTGCGGAGTGGACATCCCCGGCTTGCGACATAAATCTTTCGCATTCGCGaagcactttccaagctttgatgtaggagaattgcttcttgaaattcgCCTCGAACATCGTCTGGGCTTGTTGGGTGATTTGATCGTCGCTCATACCACTCACCCAATTCTCCTTGCAAGTGTTGTAGAAGACCTCGAAGAATTTCGTCTCCTTTTCGATTTTTTAAACGgtcatttacaaaaaaaaaacgatttttgatttttttttttaattgggcgcgTCCTTCGGACGCGCCATACATAAACGCCGCTCGCCCCGGGTCGCTGCTACGACACGGCCTCGCATCAGGCCGCGTCTCCAGTGCGGCGCCCTCCTCCTCGACCCAGATCGATCCAGCGTTCGACACCAGCGCTGGAGTTACTCTTAGGTGCTTCATTTGTGACGAGGtagatatataatatatatagaaatgttGAAATCTCATTGCATAAATTTCTTTCAAGTTGGATGAAACTaatatataagtattttttttttgacttggggaaCTGGGGAGGGGGAGTAGTGGAGTTTGAACCTAAGACCTCACAAACAGGAGCTCGACTGCTTGGTGTCCCTTTAGGGACTATAAGTATTTCTTTTAGATATTTGTGAATGTGAATTAAATATCTTGGAGCTATGATATTATATAAGTTGTAATTGTAATGTTGTATCACGTGGAACAAGTTTATCATGTTTAGCGCCTTTTCACCATAAAAGTGCCAAACCAACCTCTCAATCCTATGGTCACTTCCGAAGTAACAACCTTTCCTTTTTAGGACACCTTATCCTAAAGTGGAACACCATACCTTCCTACTAAAGGAGAAAAACaattaaacaaaagaaaaattaataagAATTCTTCATGTTCACGAGTTTCCTATAAATCGTTTTCGTCTTTTTGGTGGAAATAATACTTATACATTAATAGCCACGTTTATATGTTTACTCAACAATATAGTATAATACCGCATAGGAAGTTACCAATcatacataatttattttttttaatataaaatttattatttaaacatgTGAATATTGTGCTCATAACACATCTTAATCAATAAACACTTTTATTATGGAGGAAAAGAAACATGCATGGGTGTTACTGTAATCTGACGAGTTTATCATTGAGTTAAGCTTACCAAACACTTCAAGTCACAAGCTTATAAGCGTTctaaatttagatttttaatataaaaactcgtcattttattttggactacattattttatttacaaaaatataatgTATAACTAAATTCAATATTTCTTATACAAATGAAGGTATTAATCAATGACTTACTACACTTATctgtaattaattataatatgaaaatataaattgtagATGTATACATATTTTCACCTTAACAAGCTTGACCGCGAGTACACGAAAACTGGTGAAGCTCAAGCTCGACTTGTTAACATGCATCACTACACGAGCTTTTATTGATATGAGATTCACAGTTAATTAGCTTTTCCAATCATACTTTTATTAGCACCGGCACTTAATCTTTTAGGATGTGTTTACTTTGGTTATAACATTTTcattagaaaaaatatatattttttatcatatgtttatagagatgaaaaatgaaaaaatgttggaaaatatatTCACATCGCTATTCAAAGATAATATTATACAACATtggagaaaatgagtgaaaatgagcGATCCCAAAAAAATATTCCACCTTGCCCGGAGAAAATTCGATTCTCCCCTATATGTGCATGCCTATACTGTTTTGTttgtgtaattttttaattagttagTTGTTTGATGTTTCATAATTCAAGCTTCTTCGATTTTTGCAAGTGGAGTGCACACGAAAAAAGTGAAACAGATGAGTTGCTCTCTAGCATGTAGTACTAATATAGTGGACCAATGAGGTTATTTTCATCACATGGAGATTATAAGGAACATTTTCCACATGTTGTAAATGTTTATTATTACGTCGAATTTTATTACCATAGGTGGGTCAATTTTCTAACCACCTACATGTTACATGTGACCCTACAACTcaaattttatttctataaaaCCAAACCCCTTTACATATTTCCACGATACCACATGATTTGAATTCTAAATAAAGTTTTTGATGAGTTTAAATTGAAAATGCAGAAAATAGAGGGTGGAagaagagagtgagagagaaagaagaatgaGGAGAAACTGCAACTTCAGCCTTCATAAGCTTCCACCCAATTACAacgcttcttcttcttcctcgtGGTCGACCATTGCCAATCATCATTTCTTGTACGTCACATTTTTAGTTTCTAGCTTCTTACTTAATTTctagatatatttatataactatatatattcTTGTAAGCCACTCCAATATCTGCATGCATGAGATGAGGagtatatttaaattattcacCATTGTAGGAGTTGCTCGGATCCCAACCAGATTAAAATCTTCCGCAATGATGCAACTGAACTACAGGTATGTGTAAAACcctctttttttaaaatgttaaaattaggTAAGATGATGATACAAATTGCAAATTAGTTTGCTAGCCTAATGGTGCTCTTGGTTATATCTACTTTAGTATCTCATTATAAACGTCAGATATGTCCCATTTATTTCATAAGTAATAAAGCACACATAATTAACCTCATATAGCAAAGCCAAAATATGCCATTTTCCCCATATGATGCTCTTGTCACTCACATGTAAAGGTAGCATAAATGAACACTAGTAGAGACTCATTTCTAATTCTAGCTAGTTAATAGtacaaactaaaaaaatatcaaatgaaACTCTACAAACTAGATAAAAGTATTAACAAATGAAGTTCGTGTAACAATTAATCAAAGGCTAATTATACAATTCAAGTACGAAAGGATATcttaaaatatactatatttatGAGTATTTGTAAGATTGTGTCTACTATGTATACCTGGATGGAATGGTTGCAGGCAATATGTATCCTTTTGTTGGCTAGAAGAGAAAGGGAGCAGAAGTGGAAAAAGCATGATAGATCATCAGCATTTCTGCAACTCCAAGCTCATGGTTCTAGGGGACTCTCATTCAAGAAATCTCTGCAGAAATTTTTCCAGAATAGGAAAGAGAGGATGCAAGCATCCATTCCATATTAGTCAACTTATTAATTATGGGATTTAGTTGTGAGATAATTCCAAGTGTCCCTACTCAATGTGTAGCCCAGGAACCCAATAATAACCGTACGTAGAGATGTAAATATCATTATATTAGTCGAGTGATCATTCTTAGTTTGTGGATTGGTTGAATTTGGTCAATTTCGTGATTGGGCTTGAATTTCTCCTAAATGGTTATATAGGAGATTTGAGGCACACCTTGTATCAATTTAGAGGCTGCAGCATGTTTGGCTAAGCTTGTTTTATAAATTAAGCttataaatatagtttttaaGAATTCATAAGTTGTCAatgtgtttggataattgagcttataagctaaatCGATTGAGAATTTTTAGttaaagagagaaaatcgaagataGATGAACTTGTAAGGGTATAAGATGAAAATAACatattataattgaataatatttataaaataattgttatatataagattatgaaaaaataagttgaagtagatgaacttatttttgggggagctgagcttataagctgtttaagagcttattttgccgAACACTTTAAATGAACTTATGCAGTCctaacaatttataagctcacTCAAACACCCTGTTAGTTGTTAAgttttatgtatatataatagtTCTATATTAAAGGTTTTGTCCTTATATTGTTTAATTACCTGAGCGCTAACTTTAGTGAGTTCatgcaaaataaaattgaaaatggaaagaaaataaaataaaataaatatagggTTATTGTCatataaatacattaattttggataaattttaatttttaacatgaatttaaaaaaagtatcaaaaaatacaccaacttatCGATTgtagtaatttaattttaacaCGAATTTTATTTTTGGCCAAATTAAAGCTTATACATAGCATGTCAGAATGATGATGTGGACAAATCAGATTGTAGTATAATTTCAACGCGAATTTGAAATATcagattatattaaattataagacATTTATTTTGGTTCGTCTCGAACTGTATTCATGAAAGTAAATAGAAACcgtgttaaaattactacaatcaATAAGTTAGTGTATTTTTTTGACACATtttaaagtttattttaaaaaccAAAATTGGTTCAAAAGTGAAGTATTTATGCGCCAAGAACCCTAAAATAAATGGTACATCCCTCCGTACCGTGCGGCTCAATTCAGTGCATTTCTTTTTGTCCCCCgatatatcatttttttatattaaaagtgtcatttttatacattaaaattaccatttataatatattatttactttttacacaacattatttgtttttataaaaaaaaaacttatttgcATTTAAGGAAAGTACCAATtgttattaagaaaaaaatcattttaTATCATGTGTTTATGTGTATGATTTAATTTGTTAttaataaaagtataatttattgttAATAAAAGTATAGTTTATTATTAGTGAAAATATCATTTTAATGGATCGAGACGAGAAaacaaaaagtaaaataaaaaatataactgGACATGCTGAGTCGAATATGCTAGAACAGGTCATGCCGAGTAGGACTCGTTAAACAGTGCGAACGGATGTGTAAAAAACCAGCTCAATAAATGGCTATCGGAAACAATTTTGGTTGTTTGGGTGTTagagaaaaattaaaactacTAATAATCAAGAACAAACaatattgctgctgctgctgcttcttctttatattatatcttgtgatttattttcctttttactAGTACCCCCCAAGGTTACCATCACATGTTATCAATTAATATCCTAACACCGATTTACTTGAGTAATACGATCACATATATATTGTGTTTGGTTAACATAAAAATCAGTATTATAATTCTTATTGCATTTTATAACAAGAGTTTGTTTACACTGTAGACTCCATTCTTCATAAATACGCTgtaattttttggatgaaacCTTGAAGGCTTGATCACTTGAAAAATCAAATTGGCATTGTGTTTTCGGTAATCACTCCATTCATGAATGCCGTTGGAGAGAACATCTTCAAATCCTCGGCTGTGACTTTGAAAAATCTTTTCACTTGACACAACGGAAGACAGTGTTAGGATTATGTGCATCCGTATGTTGACGATGTAACTCTGCAAAATCCTTGTATTATGATATACTTTCTTCTGGTAAAGCAAGATAATCATTTAATCTTAAATCTGTAATATTAAATGTCTTCTCTGCTTAGTCATGTCTCGCAGGTTGGCTctgttttttcttcttctcactTTAGAACTTACATGGCACGTCTGGATTGGTGGACCCATGCCTTCAATCGGGTGTGATCAGTTGATCTCCTAGTATTTGAAGAACACCTTCAGTTCCATCTTCATTTGACCTTAAACACTATTCGACTGATCTGATAGCTCACTCACCATACTGATAtcctataaattataaaaagtatGTTTCCTAACATACAAGATATAGTCTAGAGCTTTGACATATCATCATTAGTTTCAGGGGTTTTGAGATCTAATCATAACATCAAAATTTTCCCAAGAAAAGTTATTATAACCCTGCATGTTTGATGGAATAGTGTACATAAACTTTAATTCTCGTCCTCTATTAATATACTTGGTAAAATGCAATTTATTTCCTGTAATATGGGTTGAGTACGTAATTTACAGCTTGTAACAATAATGGgtgaaaatattaaataatcataaaaaAGATTTAAAACTGTAAATTTTCAGTCTTTCTCTTTCGATTTTCCCCTAATTTTGCAAAAAACCttgaacttaattaattaactttgaAAAGCTCTCGGCAACATTGTTGCAGTCCCATACAACTTCTCTTATGAACATTGTAAGTAAGTAGAATATTAACACTATGTCAATTCTGAAGTTTCatttgaataatatatatatatatattagtttgcAATGCCCTATTCTCATCCCTTCATCCAACAacctatgtatatataataagttaTTTGTGTTGACCTTAAACATAGATGTTTACAAGGTCAAATGGCTGTTATATCGGGTTTCTGTTGATATGTTTTTTTCTTACATAATGGATCTACCTATTTTCTCTCCCACTTTGTAGATAAAGCAAATCtgagaaataaaaagaaaaaaatattagataaacTCGAACAGAGAAAAGAAAGAATAGGAGTAGCTAAAAGATAGAGTTGTTGAGAAAAAATGACGATGGCACCAGCTGCAATGAAACAAACGAACAATGATAATATGAAGAAGAACAGGATTCAGGTGTCTAACACAAAGAAACCACTCTTCTTCTATGTCAATCTTGCCAAggtcacttctctctctctctctctctctctctctccacaggAACTGTTAAATACTGAAGTAGAAGTAAAAAGCACTCATCTTCTTGTAAAAAATTAATAGAATCTTTTTCTTATATTGTTGTATTTTAAGTGCGAATCTCGAAATCTTACACTATTAGGTATGTTTGTGACATTTTCGTGAGAGAAGCTTGAAGTGTCGGATAAATCGCAAAGCCAACTTTAACTCAATTAATTTGGAGGGTTTCTAATGGTGTAGAGCATGCATATGCATATGCAAATGCCTACTAACTTTAATGACgacaatttaactttgatttttttttcatcagaaacttatttttttgtgacAAATGATTTTGTAATTATGATATTAGTTCTTACACATCAACTATTTTGTATAATTATCTCTTCGAATAGTTTGTTTGTTTGAAACAACACGTGACATTGTCTTGCTTAATGCAGAGGTACTTACAACAACACAATGAGATTGAGCTTTCTGCTTTGGGCATGGGTACGtaatattttgtgttatataacatactccctccgtcccatgaagcaagacctagttcttttcggcacgagaattatgaaattggtattttgtatgttaagtgtggtaggtgaaaaagtaaaaaggtgaataaagagtaaattttttgctatttttagaaactggtcttgcttcgtgggacagaccaaaaagaaaacttggtattgcttcatgggacggagggagtaattaacaTATAGTATGTATCAACTCAGatcaattaatatttatt comes from Salvia miltiorrhiza cultivar Shanhuang (shh) chromosome 3, IMPLAD_Smil_shh, whole genome shotgun sequence and encodes:
- the LOC131014387 gene encoding protein TIFY 5A-like, whose product is MRRNCNFSLHKLPPNYNASSSSSWSTIANHHFLSCSDPNQIKIFRNDATELQAICILLLARREREQKWKKHDRSSAFLQLQAHGSRGLSFKKSLQKFFQNRKERMQASIPY